One part of the Candidatus Bathyarchaeota archaeon genome encodes these proteins:
- a CDS encoding ATP-dependent DNA helicase, with protein sequence MLLPIQHLRRRQAISKLPLEVAEYFPYSGARPHQDEFIATVNQAVNDRKSVLIEGANGLGKTISSLSAVLPVAMKKNLKVLYVARTHRQHDRVIEELRAIYKRRPVTGVSIRGRNEMCLNAFAANGAFDSKSLMEVCELLKAKGRCPFYRNVDERTYEYLQLQQQVASRPYMGSEILRVCKKKELCAYELVKGAIGEARVIALSYLYVFDPQIRTAFLKNLETDLSKIILVVDEAHNLPETAIDISSNQLTLFVLKAAEMEAERFGYKDIEEFTHFFRGEVEAITDKIHKEEIISPSRIIEIIEKQGNIKRPKEFFEHIHEAGMAIKKALLADGKNPRSYVNSLGEFLQKWAETIGDEAYINVASKYFGKDGGKSGKLEIVALDPAKITEPVFSATYANVIMSGTLQPLEAFARITKLPASTVQFLAASPFPREHVFSAVCNGVTTSMEKRTPKMYQTMIDRINEVVNSTPTNTGIFAASFQVLNSLLSEGLENQLLKPLYHEKSGMTSKANEKLVSDFKACGDRGGAVFLGVQGGRTSEGVDFPGNQMNSVVVVGVPYAEPTPRVKAQIDYYERQFPGRGREYGYVLPAMKKASQAAGRPIRTLDDKGAIVFLDFRFGTAYCKSFLPSWITSGMKTLPDKPGLLADEVRCFFSR encoded by the coding sequence ATGCTACTGCCCATCCAACACCTGCGGAGGCGCCAAGCCATAAGTAAGCTGCCCCTGGAAGTCGCCGAGTACTTTCCCTACAGCGGCGCCCGCCCCCACCAAGACGAATTCATAGCCACCGTCAACCAAGCCGTCAACGACCGCAAAAGCGTGCTTATTGAGGGCGCCAACGGCTTAGGCAAAACCATCAGTTCACTCTCCGCAGTTCTGCCGGTCGCCATGAAGAAGAACCTTAAAGTCCTCTACGTTGCCCGCACACACCGCCAACATGACCGCGTCATCGAGGAACTCCGCGCCATCTACAAGCGCCGCCCCGTCACAGGCGTCTCCATCCGCGGACGCAACGAGATGTGCCTCAACGCCTTCGCCGCCAACGGCGCCTTCGACTCCAAATCGCTCATGGAGGTCTGCGAGCTGCTTAAAGCCAAGGGACGCTGCCCCTTCTATCGCAACGTGGATGAGCGCACATACGAGTATTTGCAGCTTCAGCAGCAGGTTGCCAGCCGCCCCTACATGGGCTCGGAGATTCTGCGTGTCTGCAAAAAAAAGGAGCTATGCGCCTATGAGCTAGTGAAGGGTGCAATCGGCGAAGCACGCGTTATAGCGCTCAGTTACCTCTACGTGTTTGATCCCCAGATCCGCACGGCTTTTCTTAAGAACCTTGAAACTGACCTCTCAAAAATTATCCTTGTCGTCGACGAAGCCCATAATCTGCCTGAAACCGCCATTGACATATCCAGTAACCAGCTTACGCTGTTTGTGCTTAAGGCGGCGGAGATGGAGGCGGAGAGATTCGGTTATAAAGACATCGAGGAGTTCACGCATTTCTTCCGCGGCGAAGTCGAGGCGATAACTGACAAAATCCATAAGGAAGAAATCATCTCGCCCAGCCGCATCATCGAAATCATCGAGAAGCAGGGCAACATCAAGCGCCCCAAAGAGTTCTTCGAGCACATCCACGAAGCCGGCATGGCTATCAAAAAAGCTCTTTTGGCAGACGGCAAGAACCCCCGCAGCTACGTTAACTCGCTGGGGGAGTTTCTGCAGAAGTGGGCGGAAACCATCGGCGACGAAGCCTACATCAACGTTGCCAGCAAATACTTCGGCAAAGACGGCGGCAAATCCGGCAAACTCGAAATCGTCGCGTTGGACCCCGCTAAAATCACCGAGCCGGTTTTCTCGGCAACCTACGCTAACGTGATTATGTCGGGTACGCTGCAGCCTCTGGAGGCTTTCGCCCGCATCACCAAGCTGCCGGCGAGCACGGTGCAGTTCCTGGCCGCTTCCCCCTTCCCGCGTGAACACGTGTTCTCCGCAGTCTGCAACGGCGTCACTACCTCTATGGAGAAACGCACGCCCAAAATGTACCAGACCATGATTGACCGCATAAACGAAGTTGTCAACAGCACCCCCACCAACACCGGCATCTTCGCCGCGTCCTTCCAGGTTCTAAATAGCCTGCTCTCGGAGGGACTGGAAAACCAGCTGCTAAAGCCCCTCTACCACGAGAAAAGCGGCATGACCAGCAAAGCCAACGAGAAGCTGGTCTCAGATTTCAAAGCCTGCGGAGACCGCGGCGGCGCAGTGTTCCTCGGCGTGCAGGGCGGACGCACCTCGGAGGGCGTGGATTTCCCCGGTAACCAGATGAACAGCGTCGTGGTTGTGGGGGTGCCTTACGCGGAGCCGACTCCCCGTGTGAAGGCGCAGATAGATTACTATGAGCGGCAGTTCCCCGGCAGGGGACGCGAATACGGCTACGTGTTGCCCGCCATGAAAAAGGCCTCCCAAGCCGCCGGCAGACCCATCCGCACACTCGACGATAAAGGCGCGATTGTGTTTCTGGATTTCCGCTTCGGCACCGCCTACTGCAAGAGCTTTTTGCCCTCCTGGATAACCAGCGGCATGAAAACACTCCCAGACAAACCCGGTTTGCTCGCGGATGAGGTGCGCTGCTTCTTTTCGCGTTAA
- a CDS encoding Clp1/GlmU family protein produces the protein MRQTIQPNNTLLVDGPASVCLVAGKVEVFGYPIKVNQHIVVRTGKRLPFYAEQAAEVEVLLGANAAVAEFGGNTVPASWSQPVQSALGIEKKPVVIAVIGASDSGKSSFCTYLFNKLIEAGGRVAVVDGDLGQSDIGPSATVGYGMASRHITQLHNLRMRNGFFVGVTSPATMQAKAIEAVKAMLTEVYPRGADYILVNTDGWISGAEAALYKIALLTAVQPDLIVGVQVQGELELLRGSLTAKPVMLIEASAALNPRSPEKRKVLREMTYARYLKKAKLQCYPLSQIKVEPRGSVPKKQEPDKGVLVGLYGGGAKFLGIGVLRAINVGRRVLKVQTSVTDKPMRLTFGKVLLNRKLQENQD, from the coding sequence TTGAGGCAGACCATACAGCCCAATAACACCCTACTAGTGGATGGACCAGCATCCGTTTGCCTAGTCGCTGGAAAAGTCGAGGTTTTCGGTTACCCCATCAAGGTAAACCAGCATATCGTAGTCCGCACAGGAAAACGCCTGCCCTTCTACGCTGAACAAGCAGCTGAGGTGGAGGTGCTGCTGGGCGCCAACGCGGCTGTGGCGGAGTTTGGGGGAAACACCGTCCCCGCCTCATGGAGCCAGCCGGTTCAATCCGCACTTGGCATCGAGAAGAAACCCGTGGTCATCGCGGTCATAGGCGCTTCGGATTCGGGAAAAAGCAGCTTCTGCACTTACCTATTCAATAAACTCATAGAAGCCGGCGGCAGAGTAGCGGTTGTAGACGGCGACCTGGGGCAATCTGACATCGGACCCTCCGCCACCGTAGGCTACGGCATGGCATCTAGGCATATAACGCAGCTTCATAATCTGCGAATGCGAAACGGCTTCTTCGTCGGCGTCACCTCACCTGCTACGATGCAGGCCAAAGCCATCGAGGCAGTTAAAGCGATGCTTACCGAGGTTTACCCCAGGGGAGCAGACTATATTTTAGTTAACACTGACGGCTGGATCAGCGGTGCAGAGGCGGCGCTCTATAAGATAGCGTTGCTTACGGCTGTTCAGCCTGATTTGATTGTTGGCGTGCAGGTGCAGGGGGAACTGGAGCTTCTACGGGGCAGCTTAACCGCTAAGCCGGTGATGCTCATTGAAGCCTCAGCTGCCCTCAATCCCCGCAGCCCAGAGAAACGCAAAGTCCTCCGGGAAATGACCTATGCCCGCTACCTCAAAAAAGCCAAGCTCCAATGTTACCCGCTTAGCCAAATAAAAGTGGAGCCCAGAGGCTCAGTTCCTAAAAAGCAGGAGCCCGACAAAGGCGTCCTCGTGGGGCTCTATGGAGGCGGAGCCAAATTTTTAGGCATCGGAGTGCTGCGCGCCATCAACGTGGGCAGACGCGTCTTGAAGGTTCAAACCTCAGTTACAGATAAGCCTATGCGGCTTACATTCGGCAAGGTGCTGCTGAACCGTAAGCTGCAGGAAAATCAGGATTAA